A window of the Eretmochelys imbricata isolate rEreImb1 chromosome 7, rEreImb1.hap1, whole genome shotgun sequence genome harbors these coding sequences:
- the JAGN1 gene encoding protein jagunal homolog 1 — protein sequence MASRAGPRAEGTDGSDYQHRERVASHYQMSVALKSEIKKLIYVQVAIWLLLLAQMCVGHLKLLPHDQVAMPYQWEYPYLLSIIPSLFGLMSFPRNNISYLVLSMISTGLFSVAPLIYGSMEMFPMAQQLYRHGKAYRFIFGVSAVSAMYLLLVVAAQVHGWQLYYSKKLLDSWFASTQEKKRK from the exons ATGGCCTCCCGTGCAGGCCCCCGGGCTGAGGGCACTGATGGGAGTGACTACCAGCATCGCGAGAGGGTGGCCTCCCATTACCAGATGAG TGTGGCCCTGAAGTCCGAGATAAAGAAGCTGATCTACGTGCAGGTGGCCAtctggctgctgctcctggcccAGATGTGTGTGGGTCACCTGAAGCTGCTGCCCCATGACCAGGTGGCCATGCCTTACCAGTGGGAGTACCCCTATCTGCTCAGCATCATCCCCTCTCTCTTCGGCCTCATGTCCTTCCCCCGCAACAACATCAGCTACCTGGTGCTGTCCATGATCAGCACAGGCCTGTTCTCGGTGGCACCCCTCATCTACGGCAGCATGGAGATGTTCCCCATGGCGCAGCAGCTCTACCGCCACGGCAAGGCCTACCGCTTCATCTTCGGCGTCTCCGCCGTCTCCGCCATGtacctgctgctggtggtggcagcacaggtGCATGGCTGGCAGCTCTACTACAGCAAGAAGCTCCTGGACTCCTGGTTCGCCAGCACGCAGGAGAAGAAGAGGAAAtga